The following DNA comes from Amycolatopsis albispora.
CCGGACTGCTCGCCTACGGCGTCGTCGCGATCGCGGCGCTGACCTGGCTGCTTATCCGACTGGCCCGCTCACCGCGGTCGGCGCCGCTGTGGTGCGTGACGATCGCGGTCGCCTGCCTGGCCATCGCCTACCCGTTCGGCCTGATCGCCGGGGAGAATCAGGTGTTCCTCGGCCTGCCGCCGATGGTGTCGCGGCTGATCCAGCACGGCATCCTGCTGGTCGCGGTCAACTGCCTGATCTCGTTCTTCCTGTTCTCCGCGCTGGACCAGCGCGAGGCGCTGCGCAAGACCACGCGGTACCTGATCCCGCTGGGCGTCGCCGAGGTGGTGCTGATCGTGGCCGCGGCGATCACCCCGGCCGGGGTGGCCACGAACGACCACTCGGTGACCGGGGTGGCGTTGTTCTTCGTCACCGCCGACGCCTACATGGGGCTCGGTTTCGGCCTCGCCGCGCGCTGGGCCTTCAAGTCCGCGAAGGGCGCCGAGCGCAGCGTGCGGCGCGGGCTGCGGATGGCGGGCGTCGGCATGTCGATGATCGTGATCGCGGACTGCCTGTTCATCCCGGCGGTCATCCTGCGCTGGCTGGGCATGGCCGCCGCGCCGGGCGCCGACGGCACCGCGCAGACCACCATCGGCTCCATCGGCGCGATGTTCTTCCTGCTGCCCGGCATCGTGCTCTTCCTGATCGGCTTCATCTACCCGGCGGCGGCGCGGAAGCTGGCGGCCGCCGCGGTGTGGCTGCACCACCGCCGGATGTACCGGCGGCTCGGCCCGCTGTGGACCGTGCTGCACCAGGAGTTCCCGGAGGACGCGCTCAGCCGGGTGCCCGCCAGCCGCTGGCGCGACCTGCTCAGCGTCACCGGCGTGCACCGGCGCTACTACCGGCGGGTGATCGAGTGCCGAGACGGGCTGGTGCGGATCAGTCCCTACCTCGCTGACCTGCGGGAGCAGCCGGTGACGCACGAGAATCTGGCGGACAAGTTGAAGGAGGCCCTGCGCACGCGTTCCTCCGGTGATCCGGCGCCGAAGCAGGCGGTGCCGGTGGCGATGCCCACGGGCGAGGGGCTCGACGCCGACGTCCGCGAGCTGGTCGCGTTGTCACGCGCATTGCAGGCGAGCCGATGACCCACGCGCTGATCATCGGCGGGGGCATCGCCGGCCCGGTGACCGCGATGGCCCTGCGCAAGGCGGGCATCGACTCGGTGGTCTACGAGGCCTACCCGACCGGAGCCGACGACGTCGGCGCCTTCCTCACGCTGATGAGCAACGGCCAGGACGCGCTGCGCGCGATCGGCGTGCACGAGCGGGTGGCCGACGAATCGTTCGCCGCGTCGACGGTGCAGTTCCTCAGCGGCACCGGCAAGTTCCTCGGTGAGGTGCCGCTGCGCCGCGAAGGCGTGCTCGGGCCGCGCACCCTCAAGCGCGCCACGCTGTACCGCGTGCTCCAGGACGAGCTGGCCGCGCGCGACATCCGGATCGAGCACGGCAAGCGGCTGACCAGCGCACGCAACACCTCCGACGGCGGTGTGGTCGCCACCTTCGCCGACGGCGACCAGGCCAAGGGCGACCTGCTCATCGGCGCCGACGGCATCCACTCGGCCACCCGCGCTCTGATCGACGAGACCGCGCCCCGGCCACGGCACCTCGGCAACACGACCATCTGCGGTTACGCCGAGAACGCGCCGTCGCCCGCCCCGGACGGCACCTATCGGATGATCTACGGCAAGCGTGCCTTCTTCGGGTACGTCACCGCGCCGAACGGCGAGACCTGGTGGTTCACGAACGCGCCCGGTGCCGAGCTGAGCAAGGCGGACCTGGCGGCGATCAGTGCGGAGGAGTGGAAGGCCAGGGTGCTGGAGCTGTTCGCGAAGGACAACACGCCCGCCGCGGACATCGTGCGCGCCACCGGGTGCGACGTGACCGCGAGCAACGCGTACCACATCCCGTCGACCCCGGTCTGGCACGCGGGCTCGATGGTGATCCTCGGGGACGCCGCGCACGTGGCCGCGCCGAACGCCGGGCAGGGCGCTTCGCTGGCCGCCGAGGACGGGGTCACGCTGGCGCGCTGCCTGCGGGATGTCGCGCAGATCGGCGACGCTTTCCGCGCCTACGAGGGACTGCGGCGCGAGCGCGTCGAACGCGTGGTGGCGACCAGCGCCCGCATGGGCGGCACCGCGGTGCCGGGCCCGCTCAAGCGCATGGTGCGCGACGCGATCCTGCCGCGCGTGCTGAAGAAGGGCCCGCGCAACAACGCCGACTGGCTCACCAAACACCACATCGACTGGGAAGCACGCGTCTCCCTGGACGACGCAGTAGCGACGAACTAGAAGCGGCGACCAACTAGTGGTGGCGGTCAACTAGCGGTGGCGGTCAACCCCGTACACGACGACGTACTAACGGTTAGCGCCAGCCAGACGCCGGGCCGACGCGCCAACGCTCAGCGTCCGTGGTGACGCGCTAACGGTTAGTG
Coding sequences within:
- a CDS encoding FAD-dependent oxidoreductase, whose protein sequence is MTHALIIGGGIAGPVTAMALRKAGIDSVVYEAYPTGADDVGAFLTLMSNGQDALRAIGVHERVADESFAASTVQFLSGTGKFLGEVPLRREGVLGPRTLKRATLYRVLQDELAARDIRIEHGKRLTSARNTSDGGVVATFADGDQAKGDLLIGADGIHSATRALIDETAPRPRHLGNTTICGYAENAPSPAPDGTYRMIYGKRAFFGYVTAPNGETWWFTNAPGAELSKADLAAISAEEWKARVLELFAKDNTPAADIVRATGCDVTASNAYHIPSTPVWHAGSMVILGDAAHVAAPNAGQGASLAAEDGVTLARCLRDVAQIGDAFRAYEGLRRERVERVVATSARMGGTAVPGPLKRMVRDAILPRVLKKGPRNNADWLTKHHIDWEARVSLDDAVATN
- a CDS encoding MAB_1171c family putative transporter codes for the protein MSAGLLAYGVVAIAALTWLLIRLARSPRSAPLWCVTIAVACLAIAYPFGLIAGENQVFLGLPPMVSRLIQHGILLVAVNCLISFFLFSALDQREALRKTTRYLIPLGVAEVVLIVAAAITPAGVATNDHSVTGVALFFVTADAYMGLGFGLAARWAFKSAKGAERSVRRGLRMAGVGMSMIVIADCLFIPAVILRWLGMAAAPGADGTAQTTIGSIGAMFFLLPGIVLFLIGFIYPAAARKLAAAAVWLHHRRMYRRLGPLWTVLHQEFPEDALSRVPASRWRDLLSVTGVHRRYYRRVIECRDGLVRISPYLADLREQPVTHENLADKLKEALRTRSSGDPAPKQAVPVAMPTGEGLDADVRELVALSRALQASR